A region of Necator americanus strain Aroian chromosome I, whole genome shotgun sequence DNA encodes the following proteins:
- a CDS encoding hypothetical protein (NECATOR_CHRI.G1679.T1): MDEKKDSLRGVAFAAVVFSTVAVSACLVTFPLVFHYVQTLQATVQGEVEYCKSRSRDMWREMVEVTPEGGEDSLDVLLRATRQAEAQCCTCQQGPPGPDGLPGPDGKDGAPGAGPGEPGPPGPDAELHDRLLPVPPQCPCMAAPGMPGPPGPPGQDGAPGQPGGNGNDGGPGQQGPAGPPGPPGPPGQPGQRGPPGEPGQLVPGGPAPAGPPGPTGRPGAPGQPGKAGVPGRDGENGSPGPTGEPGQRGPPGPPGPAGGPGNPGENGSPGSCDHCPPARLAPGY, encoded by the exons ATGGACGAGAAAAAGGACTCGTTGAGGGGCGTAGCCTTTGCCGCAGTCGTCTTTTCCACCGTAGCCGTCTCGGCATGTTTGGTCACCTTCCCTCTGGTGTTCCATTATGTACAAACACTACAGGCTACAGTACAG GGTGAGGTCGAATATTGTAAGTCGCGATCACGAGACATGTGGCGCGAAATGGTCGAAGTAACGCCGGAAGGTGGTGAAGACTCATTAGATGTCCTTCTCCGTGCAACTCGTCAGGCAGAAGCGCAGTGTTGTACATGTCAACAAGGTCCACCTGGTCCTGACGGTCTTCCCGGACCTGATGGCAAAGATGGTGCCCCGGGCGCCGGCCCCGGCGAACCCGGACCTCCTGGACCGGATGCGGAACTCCACGACCGTCTCCTACCTGTACCACCTCAATGTCCGTGCATGGCTGCTCCTGGAATGCCAGGACCACCTGGACCTCCCGGACAGGACGGCGCTCCAGGACAGCCAGGCGGCAACGGAAACGACGGAGGCCCAGGACAGCAAGGACCCGCTGGACCACCAGGACCACCTGGACCTCCAGGACAGCCTGGACAACGTGGACCACCCGGCGAGCCCGGACAATTGGTACCTGGTGGACCTGCACCCGCTGGTCCACCTGGGCCTACTGGACGACCAGGAGCGCCTGGACAACCAGGAAAAGCAGGAGTACCTGGAAGGGATGGAGAGAATGGAAGTCCTGGACCTACTGGAGAACCTG GACAACGTGGACCACCGGGACCACCTGGACCCGCTGGTGGCCCTGGAAACCCAGGAGAGAACGGATCTCCTGGAAGTTGCGACCATTGTCCTCCAGCTCGTCTTGCTCCAGGATATTAA